A window of the Halichoerus grypus chromosome 2, mHalGry1.hap1.1, whole genome shotgun sequence genome harbors these coding sequences:
- the TAF7 gene encoding transcription initiation factor TFIID subunit 7: protein MSKSKDDAPHELESQFILRLPPEYASTVRRAVQSGHVNLKDRLTIELHPDGRHGIVRVDRVPLASKLVDLPCVMESLKTIDKKTFYKTADICQMLVSTVDGDLYPPVEEPVATTDPKASKKKDKDKEKKFIWNHGITLPLKNVRKRRFRKTAKKKYIESPDVEKEVKRLLSTDAEAVSTRWEIIAEDETKETENQGLDISSPGMSGHRQGHDSLEHDELREIFNDLSSSSEDEDETQHQDEEDINIIDTEEDLERQLHDKLNESDEQHQENEGTNQLVMGIQKQIDNMKGKLQETQDRAKRQEDLIMKVENLALKNRFQAVLDELKQKEDREKEQLTSLQEELESLLEK, encoded by the coding sequence ATGAGTAAGAGCAAAGATGATGCTCCTCACGAACTAGAGAGCCAGTTTATCTTACGGCTACCTCCTGAATACGCCTCTACTGTGAGGCGGGCAGTACAGTCTGGTCATGTCAACCTGAAGGACAGACTGACAATTGAGTTACACCCTGATGGACGTCATGGAATCGTCAGAGTGGACCGGGTCCCCTTGGCCTCAAAATTGGTAGATCTGCCGTGTGTTATggaaagtttgaaaaccattgatAAAAAAACCTTTTACAAGACAGCTGATATATGTCAGATGCTTGTCTCCACGGTTGATGGTGATCTCTATCCTCCTGTGGAGGAACCAGTTGCTACTACTGATCccaaagcaagcaagaaaaaggataaggacaaagagaaaaagtttATATGGAACCATGGAATTACTCTGCCTCTAAAAAATGTCAGAAAGAGAAGGTTCCGGAAGACAGCAAAGAAGAAGTATATTGAATCTCCAGATGTGGAGAAGGAAGTGAAGCGGTTGCTAAGTACAGATGCTGAAGCTGTGAGTACTCGTTGGGAGATAATTGCTGAagatgaaacaaaagaaacagaaaatcaaggCCTTGATATATCTTCTCCAGGAATGTCTGGTCACAGGCAGGGCCATGACTCATTAGAACATGATGAGCTTCGGGAGATATTCAATGACCTCAGCAGCAGCAGTGAAGATGAAGATGAGACGCAGCATCAAGATGAAGAAGATATAAACATCATCGACACTGAGGAAGATCTGGAAAGACAGCTACATGACAAGCTGAATGAATCAGATGAACAGCACCAAGAAAATGAGGGAACCAATCAGCTGGTTATGGGAATTCAGAAACAGATTGATAATATGAAAGGCAAACTCCAAGAAACCCAGGATAGGGCAAAACGACAGGAGGATCTCATTATGAAAGTGGAAAACCTGGCTCTCAAGAACAGATTTCAGGCTGTGCTGGATGAACTCAAACAAAAGGAAGACCGAGAAAAGGAGCAGCTCACCTCTTTGCAAGAAGAGCTGGAATCACTCCTCGAGAAGTGA